In Arthrobacter sp. B3I9, the following are encoded in one genomic region:
- a CDS encoding response regulator, whose amino-acid sequence MSDIRVLVVEDEPIAAAAHAAYIDRLEGFILAGSAPDGQSALRLLTEFAAAGTPVELVLLDMNLPDLHGLDIARRMRAAGSFADIIAITAVRELNIVRSAVATGVVQYLIKPFTYATFADKLTSYRQFRQQLASPGTGAAGAGASQSDVDQAFASLRAPSELPLPKGLAVSTLESVQEFLKRQAGAVSASEVMEVLGMSRVTARRYLEYLADAGTVARTARYGAPGRPENEYRWNRPAS is encoded by the coding sequence ATGAGCGACATCCGCGTCCTCGTCGTCGAGGACGAGCCGATCGCCGCCGCGGCCCACGCCGCCTACATCGACAGGCTTGAGGGGTTCATCCTGGCCGGTTCCGCGCCCGACGGGCAGTCCGCGCTGCGCCTGCTCACGGAATTCGCGGCCGCCGGCACGCCGGTGGAGCTGGTGCTGCTGGACATGAACCTTCCGGACCTGCACGGGCTGGACATCGCCCGCCGGATGCGGGCAGCCGGATCCTTCGCGGACATCATCGCCATCACCGCCGTCCGGGAGCTGAACATCGTCCGCAGCGCGGTTGCCACCGGAGTGGTCCAGTACCTGATCAAGCCGTTCACCTATGCCACCTTCGCCGACAAGCTCACCAGCTACCGGCAGTTCCGCCAGCAACTGGCTTCCCCCGGCACCGGAGCTGCCGGTGCGGGGGCTTCCCAAAGCGATGTGGACCAGGCGTTTGCCAGCCTGCGCGCTCCGTCCGAGCTGCCGCTACCCAAGGGCCTTGCCGTGTCCACGCTTGAATCCGTGCAGGAGTTTCTGAAACGGCAGGCCGGCGCGGTGTCCGCCAGCGAGGTGATGGAGGTGCTCGGCATGTCCCGGGTGACCGCCCGCCGCTACCTCGAGTACCTCGCCGACGCCGGGACGGTGGCGCGCACGGCGCGGTACGGCGCGCCCGGCCGGCCGGAGAACGAATATCGCTGGAACCGGCCGGCGTCGTAA
- a CDS encoding sensor histidine kinase, producing MIHPWSIARRLFVAHLLFMVALTAIVGTATFVDARDHAYQEAGRRMAGIAVTVADNPFVLQAASAANPSALLQPYALKVMEDADADFVTIMAPDRTRWTHPRDEELGKPYIGSIDAALHGEVFTEITAGTLGPSVRTIAPVKNADGSVRALVAAGVTVRSVDVALSGRLPALVAIGLALLAGGSVASWLLERYLQRVTRGWGPEQLAQLFAYYESVLHSVREGLILIDSRGKVVMYNDQAAELLGLSRGSSNGQADGSAAIDGGSAAVQSQAAPSLAELPLAPSLKELFESGRTALDEIHLTGSRILVVNQGPAVGPGSAAGRQRAAVFGTVATIRDRTEIESLGSELETMRTLSDALRAQTHEHANRLHTIVSLMELGRTSEALDFATKDLELSQRLTDDLVSSIEEPVLGALIMGKAAEAHERGVELILNTGGSTAVSGLAVQDLVAILGNLLDNAIDAAAEAPAPRMVELTVGANGRALEIAVEDSGPGIDPDAVEDVFRHGFSTKTPGPFGRGLGLALVRQAVHRLGGTMTITSPAGALFRVTLPVTEEEKP from the coding sequence ATGATCCACCCCTGGAGCATCGCCCGCCGGCTCTTCGTAGCCCACTTGCTGTTCATGGTGGCCCTGACGGCGATCGTCGGCACGGCCACGTTCGTCGACGCGCGCGACCATGCCTACCAGGAGGCCGGCCGCCGCATGGCCGGCATCGCCGTCACGGTGGCCGACAACCCCTTCGTGCTGCAGGCGGCGAGCGCCGCCAATCCGTCGGCGCTGCTCCAGCCCTACGCCCTGAAGGTCATGGAGGATGCCGACGCCGATTTCGTCACCATCATGGCTCCGGACCGCACCCGGTGGACCCACCCCCGGGACGAGGAACTGGGCAAGCCGTACATCGGGTCCATCGACGCGGCCCTCCACGGCGAGGTCTTCACGGAAATCACCGCCGGAACCCTGGGCCCCTCGGTGCGGACGATTGCGCCGGTCAAGAATGCGGACGGCAGTGTGCGGGCCCTCGTCGCGGCAGGGGTGACGGTCCGCAGCGTGGATGTGGCCCTGTCCGGCAGGCTGCCCGCGCTCGTGGCCATCGGCCTGGCCCTGCTCGCCGGCGGGTCAGTGGCGTCGTGGCTGCTGGAGCGGTACCTGCAGCGGGTCACCCGGGGCTGGGGTCCGGAGCAACTGGCCCAGCTCTTCGCGTACTACGAGTCGGTGCTGCATTCGGTGCGGGAAGGCCTGATCCTGATCGATTCCCGGGGCAAGGTGGTCATGTACAACGACCAGGCCGCGGAGCTGCTGGGGCTTTCCAGGGGCAGCTCGAACGGCCAGGCGGACGGCAGCGCCGCGATCGACGGTGGTTCCGCTGCCGTTCAAAGCCAGGCGGCGCCGTCGCTGGCAGAGCTTCCACTGGCACCAAGCTTGAAGGAGCTCTTTGAATCGGGGCGGACGGCGCTCGATGAGATCCACCTGACCGGCTCCCGGATCCTGGTGGTGAACCAGGGCCCGGCAGTCGGCCCTGGTTCTGCAGCGGGCCGGCAGCGGGCGGCGGTTTTCGGCACTGTGGCCACCATCCGGGACCGTACCGAAATCGAGTCGCTGGGCAGTGAACTGGAAACCATGCGCACCCTCTCCGATGCTCTTCGCGCCCAGACCCACGAGCACGCGAACCGGCTCCACACCATCGTCTCGCTGATGGAGCTGGGGAGGACCTCGGAAGCCCTGGACTTCGCCACCAAGGACCTGGAGCTCAGCCAGCGGCTCACCGATGACCTGGTCAGCTCCATCGAGGAGCCTGTGCTTGGGGCCCTCATCATGGGCAAGGCCGCCGAGGCACACGAGCGCGGCGTCGAACTGATCCTGAACACCGGCGGTTCAACGGCCGTTTCCGGACTGGCTGTGCAGGACCTCGTCGCCATCCTCGGAAACCTGCTGGACAACGCCATCGACGCAGCGGCGGAAGCCCCCGCGCCGAGGATGGTGGAACTCACCGTGGGAGCTAACGGGCGTGCCCTGGAGATCGCTGTGGAGGACAGTGGCCCCGGAATCGATCCCGACGCGGTGGAGGATGTGTTCCGGCACGGTTTCAGCACGAAGACCCCGGGGCCGTTCGGACGGGGGCTGGGCCTGGCATTGGTCCGCCAGGCGGTGCACCGCCTCGGCGGTACGATGACAATCACAAGCCCGGCCGGGGCCTTGTTCCGCGTCACGCTGCCGGTCACAGAAGAGGAAAAGCCATGA